In Brettanomyces nanus chromosome 3, complete sequence, a single genomic region encodes these proteins:
- a CDS encoding uncharacterized protein (BUSCO:EOG09343XXA): MTITYSALSLDTSEKSRGQIDGEIEAIRKLVNEHLSEPYSVYVYRFFLNNWPELCLLAKSEGNIIGCIISKVETHRNTRLRGYIGMLTVTEQYRGQGIAKKLIDKSLDIMVDKKCDEIILETEVVNKKALRLYENFGFVRVKRLYRYYLNKHDAYRLILPITDKACLRSTFLEKLPEEKCIEARY, from the coding sequence ATGACCATCACATACTCTGCCCTTTCATTAGATACATCAGAAAAATCACGAGGACAGATAGACGGTGAAATCGAAGCCATTCGAAAATTGGTTAATGAGCACCTGAGTGAGCCATACTCAGTGTATGTGTACCGgttcttcctcaacaaCTGGCCGGAACTATGTCTTCTGGCCAAGAGTGAGGGAAATATTATTGGATGTATCATATCTAAAGTTGAAACTCATCGGAATACCCGTCTAAGAGGATATATAGGAATGTTAACGGTGACTGAACAATACCGAGGTCAAGGTATAGcgaagaaattgattgacAAGAGTTTGGACATTATGGTGGATAAGAAGTGCGATGAGATCATATTGGAGACTGAAGTAGTGAATAAGAAGGCTTTAAGGTTGTATGAGAACTTTGGGTTTGTTCGAGTGAAGAGGTTATATAGGTATTATCTCAATAAGCATGATGCTTATAGGCTGATATTGCCGATAACGGACAAGGCATGTCTGAGGAGTACGTTTTTAGAGAAGTTACCCGAGGAGAAGTGTATAGAGGCGAGGTATTAA